The genomic region GACATGATTTCCACATATGGGTTTGCCCTTGGTTATATCGGTGGAAGCACTATCCCTTTTATTATTTCCATCGCCCTGATCATGTTCGGCCCGCAAATCGGAATTCCTGCCGCTGCGGCGACCAGGTTTTCGTTTTTTTTGACAGCCCTGTGGTGGACAGTGTTCTCCATACCCATGCTGAAAAACGTCAAACAGGTCTACTTCATTGAGCCCGCTTTGAACATGGTACTCGGCAGTTTCGGGAGATTGCTGCAGACATTCAGGAATATCAGGCGGTACCGGCATGTTTTCCTGTTCCTGGCGGCCTACTTTTTTTATATCGACGGGGTCAACACCATAATCAACATGGCTGCCGTTTACGGGGACAGCGTTGGCCTGAGCAGCGCGACTCTCCTCCTGGCACTCCTCGTTACCCAGGTCGTGGCCTTCCCTTTTGCCATTATTTACGGCGCCCTGGCCAGGGTATTCGGGGCCAAAAAAATGATTTTGGCGGGGACTTTGGTCTATTTGCTGGTCTGCGTGCTTGGTTACCGTATGAAAACCGCCTTTGATTTCTGGGTGCTGGCCCTGCTGGTGGCTACTTCCCAAGGCGGCATGCAGGCGCTTTCGCGCTCATTTTTCGGCAGGATGGTGCCGAAGGAAAACTCCAACGAGTTTTTCGGTTTTTACGATATTATCGGCAAATTCGCGGCGGTTATGGGGCCGGCGCTTTACGGCCTTTTCAGCCAGTTGATGGGTCATTCGCGCTACGGTGTCCTGAGCGTGATGGTTTTGTTCCTGCTCGGCGGGGGAATCTTCCTTTTTGTTCCGCTGCAGCAGCCGTCCGGCACTGATTTGTAATCGCTCGTTTTTTAAAATCGTTTTTATCAAGTTTTACCTTTAAACTAAAAATGGATACTAAACGTGAGAAGAGAGGGATGGTTACGGAACACGCCGGCGATTTTAAAGCGCAGATCACCAGATTTCATGACCTGATGAAATTCAGGGTCACGGAAATACTGCTTGTCTCTACCCCGTATGACGGTTTTGTCCTGGAGGAAGACGGCAGACTTTCCGAAAGGATTTATAACGAATACTTTGACCTGAGCATTTATTTCGTACCGAGAATCCACAGGGTTTCCTGCGGCCTTGAAGCCCTGGAGGTCCTGCGGGAAAAAACCTACCACCTGGTGATAACCATGTCCCGCATCAGCGACATGAGCCCTTTTGAGCTCGCCGGGAGAATAAAAGAACTATACCCGGAATTGCCCGTCGTCATGCTGTCTTACGAGAGGCTGTCTGCGGAAATGATCGCCCGGGTAAGAGAGAGCAAGGCCATCGACAGGGTCTTTTACTGGACGGGCGACAGCAAGATCCTGGTTGCCACCATCAAGTATGTTGAAGACCGGCAAAATGTTGAAGAGGACTGCAGGCAGGGCGTTCAGGTAATCCTTGTTGTGGAAGACTCCCCTGTTTACTACTCGCAGTTTCTTCCCATCATCTATACGGAAATTATGAAGCAGACGCGGTATTTGGTATCACATGCCGTAAACAGCAGCCACAGGCTTCTCAGGGTCCGGGCCAGGCCCAAGATCCTTTTAGCCGAAACCTACGAAGAAGCGGTGTCGATCATCGAAAAATACAAGCATAACCTGCTTGGCGTTATTTCCGACGTGAGATTTCCCCGGGGCGGAGAAATCAACCCCACGGCGGGAATTGAGTTAGCCCGGAAAGTCAGGGAAACGCTCCCGGACATTCCTTTCCTGCTGCAGTCGGAAGAAAAGGAAAACGAAGAAATAGCGCGCCGGCTGCAAGTGACTTACCTGGACAAGAACACCCCCGCTCTCCTTTTGGAACTGCGCGCATACATCATGGACAGTTACGGTTTTGGGGCCTTTGAGTTCAAAAATAAGGAGGGAGAGGTGATCGGGGTCGCCACGGACATAACGCACCTGGAAAAACTTGTGGCGGAGGTCCCCGATGATGTTCTGTATTACCATGCGAGCAATAACCATTTTTCCAGGTGGTTCAGGGCCCGTACCGAATTTGAAACGGCAGAAGAACTGAGACGGCTTGATGCAAAAAGCTTTTCCAGCACTGCGGAGATCAGGGAACAAATCCTGGAAATTATCAGGAACTTTTTCAAGAGATACCAGTCGGGCGTCATCCTTGATTTTGGCCTTTCCAAAATGGATATGGAAAATGCGTTTATCAAGCTCGGCAGCGGTTCTCTGGGAGGGAAAGCCAGGGGCATAGCTTTTTTCAACTCCCTGCTGTCCGAAGCGCGCCTGGATGAAAAGTACCCGGGCGTGAAGATAAAAACCCCGCGCTCCTTTGTAGTCTGCAGCGAGGTTTTTGAGCAGTTCATCGAAGACAACGAGCTGAACGATTTTCTCGCCGCTTCAAGCAGCGAAGAGGAAATAGCCAAAAAATTCCTGGCTTCAGAGCTGACAAGAGAAATAAAGAATAACCTGCTAACCCTGATCCGCAATGCCGGGTATCCTTTGGCCGTCAGGTCGTCAAGCCTTCTTGAGGATTCGCAGGTGCTGCCTTTTGCCGGGATTTATAAGACGTATATCCTGCCTAACAACCACCGCAGCACAAGAGTCAGGTTCAAACAGGTCTCCGATGCGGTCAAACTGATTTATGCATCGGTTTTTTACGACTCGCCCAGACAATATGCCAGGAATGCGGATATCCGCATTGAGGAAGAAAGAATGGCCGTTTTGATCCAGGAACTGGTTGGAGAACAGTACGGGGACCTGTACTATCCCGTTGTTTCCGGTGTGGCCCAGTCGTATAATTTTTATCCGTATTCTCACCTGAAACCTGAAGACGGTATGGCCAGTCTCGCCCTGGGTTTCGGGAGGATGATAGTCGAAGGGGGTCAGGTATACCGTTTTTCTCCTGCCTATCCTAGGATGAACCCTCCGTATGCAAACCCGGGCGAATTTTTAAAAAAGTCACAGTCCATGTTTTATGCACTGAACCTGAAAAAGTCTTCGAGCGCCCAACTGAACCCGGATGACAGCTGCAACTACGAAAAGCACCCTCTTTCCAGGGCTGAAGAAGACCGCACTCTTGAATACGTGGGGAGCACATATTCACCGGAAAATGACTGCATTTTTGATCACTTGCACATCAACGGTCCCAGGCTGGTAACGTTTTCTCCCATCCTCAAACACGGCCTGTTCCCCCTGGCGGAGATCATCAAG from Peptococcaceae bacterium harbors:
- a CDS encoding MFS transporter; protein product: MLKRLTIQEKSWVMYDWANSAYSAIITASILPIFFKSMARDAGLSPYTADAYWGYATSLATLLVALCAPVLGALGDYRNMKMRLFKIFFVIAVISTAALAAAQQWFHILVLYAVTITGFAGANLFYDAFLVDVTTEDRMDMISTYGFALGYIGGSTIPFIISIALIMFGPQIGIPAAAATRFSFFLTALWWTVFSIPMLKNVKQVYFIEPALNMVLGSFGRLLQTFRNIRRYRHVFLFLAAYFFYIDGVNTIINMAAVYGDSVGLSSATLLLALLVTQVVAFPFAIIYGALARVFGAKKMILAGTLVYLLVCVLGYRMKTAFDFWVLALLVATSQGGMQALSRSFFGRMVPKENSNEFFGFYDIIGKFAAVMGPALYGLFSQLMGHSRYGVLSVMVLFLLGGGIFLFVPLQQPSGTDL
- a CDS encoding phosphoenolpyruvate synthase → MVTEHAGDFKAQITRFHDLMKFRVTEILLVSTPYDGFVLEEDGRLSERIYNEYFDLSIYFVPRIHRVSCGLEALEVLREKTYHLVITMSRISDMSPFELAGRIKELYPELPVVMLSYERLSAEMIARVRESKAIDRVFYWTGDSKILVATIKYVEDRQNVEEDCRQGVQVILVVEDSPVYYSQFLPIIYTEIMKQTRYLVSHAVNSSHRLLRVRARPKILLAETYEEAVSIIEKYKHNLLGVISDVRFPRGGEINPTAGIELARKVRETLPDIPFLLQSEEKENEEIARRLQVTYLDKNTPALLLELRAYIMDSYGFGAFEFKNKEGEVIGVATDITHLEKLVAEVPDDVLYYHASNNHFSRWFRARTEFETAEELRRLDAKSFSSTAEIREQILEIIRNFFKRYQSGVILDFGLSKMDMENAFIKLGSGSLGGKARGIAFFNSLLSEARLDEKYPGVKIKTPRSFVVCSEVFEQFIEDNELNDFLAASSSEEEIAKKFLASELTREIKNNLLTLIRNAGYPLAVRSSSLLEDSQVLPFAGIYKTYILPNNHRSTRVRFKQVSDAVKLIYASVFYDSPRQYARNADIRIEEERMAVLIQELVGEQYGDLYYPVVSGVAQSYNFYPYSHLKPEDGMASLALGFGRMIVEGGQVYRFSPAYPRMNPPYANPGEFLKKSQSMFYALNLKKSSSAQLNPDDSCNYEKHPLSRAEEDRTLEYVGSTYSPENDCIFDHLHINGPRLVTFSPILKHGLFPLAEIIKDLFELGKSSFGSEVEIEFAVNIPKDKTKPKEFYFLQIRPMVVGREPVQVKIESPGGDRSMLCVSRHTIGNGVFQNIHDLIFIDPNLFELEKTVQIAAEIGELNKVLSEEKRKCILIGFGRMGTADRWLGIPLAWSQMSQARVVVEADRIDLQSEPSLGSHFYHNLISLNMGYLHVQHDGGAEERIDWDWLLAQPVCRRTNYVRLIRSDRPFITIIDGKSSTGIIMKS